In Deinococcus sedimenti, a single genomic region encodes these proteins:
- a CDS encoding GGDEF domain-containing protein, giving the protein MTRLPLPPLFLPLLLVATAHSVSLIFSHRAGELLTISDQLYLLVPALAALASWQVVPAARQRRLAVWAATCLSLLAGAEVYLVAVYDLRDLRAPDYGLGDALYHAYYLGLVGLLLSLGRGARVPGRLGLPEWVLDSMITGVVVAEVSWVLGLVPLLADARTTLLFKAVNVSYVVLDVIVLTLVLLRLRLSSASAWPLLLGLVSYVIADLVYLVDGPVTVPVGLADLLWTWGTVGQAVGFALLVRRDAGPGRPSAAVSLTLRTLPYLAVLTACLILIGNGLSMDLRGRGVVWFTVTVFTLVMLRQAVTLAETGRLNRALTEQAEQLARSRDEMEYRAHHDGLTGLLNREGFYQLLRAQQSGERTLLMLDLDGFKPVNDTYGHAAGDRVLREVARRIQEEGGADFRAARLGGDEFALLSLTPLESARARRCALRLVDRLSEPFAVRGGTMQLSVSVGVASAEAPLPEQALLGRADAALYQAKRAGGRRVQDALLNDRSPAASSDPPTA; this is encoded by the coding sequence ATGACGCGTCTGCCCCTGCCCCCCCTGTTCCTGCCGCTGCTGCTGGTGGCCACGGCGCACAGCGTCTCGCTGATCTTCAGTCACCGGGCGGGGGAACTGCTGACCATCTCGGATCAGCTGTACCTGCTGGTCCCGGCGCTGGCGGCGCTGGCCAGCTGGCAGGTGGTGCCCGCCGCGCGGCAGCGTCGCCTGGCGGTGTGGGCCGCCACCTGCCTGAGCCTTCTGGCAGGCGCCGAGGTGTACCTGGTGGCGGTGTACGACCTGCGGGACCTGCGCGCCCCGGATTACGGTCTGGGGGACGCGCTGTACCACGCGTACTACCTGGGGCTGGTGGGGCTGCTGCTCAGCCTGGGGCGGGGCGCTCGTGTGCCCGGGCGGCTGGGTCTGCCGGAGTGGGTGCTGGACAGCATGATCACCGGGGTGGTCGTGGCGGAGGTGTCGTGGGTGCTGGGACTGGTCCCGCTGCTGGCGGACGCCCGCACGACCCTGCTGTTCAAGGCGGTGAACGTCTCGTACGTCGTGCTGGACGTGATCGTGCTGACGCTGGTGCTGCTGCGCCTGCGGCTGAGCAGTGCGTCCGCGTGGCCGCTGCTGCTGGGGCTGGTGTCGTACGTGATCGCGGACCTCGTGTACCTCGTGGACGGCCCGGTGACGGTTCCGGTGGGTCTGGCGGACCTGCTGTGGACCTGGGGGACCGTGGGGCAGGCGGTGGGGTTCGCGCTGCTGGTCCGGCGCGACGCCGGGCCCGGTCGGCCCAGTGCGGCCGTGTCGCTGACCCTGCGGACGCTGCCGTACCTGGCGGTGCTGACCGCCTGCCTGATCCTGATCGGCAACGGCCTGAGCATGGACCTGCGTGGGCGGGGCGTCGTGTGGTTCACGGTGACGGTGTTCACGCTGGTGATGCTCCGGCAGGCGGTGACGCTGGCCGAAACGGGCCGCCTGAACCGCGCGCTGACCGAGCAGGCCGAGCAGCTGGCGCGCAGCCGGGACGAGATGGAGTACCGCGCGCATCACGACGGCCTGACGGGCCTGCTGAACCGCGAGGGGTTCTACCAGCTGCTGCGCGCGCAGCAGAGCGGCGAGCGTACCCTGCTGATGCTCGACCTGGACGGTTTCAAGCCGGTCAATGACACCTACGGGCACGCGGCGGGAGACCGGGTGCTGCGTGAGGTCGCGCGCCGCATTCAGGAGGAGGGCGGCGCGGACTTCCGGGCGGCGCGGCTGGGTGGCGACGAGTTCGCCCTGCTGAGCCTGACGCCACTGGAGTCCGCGCGGGCGCGGCGGTGCGCGCTGCGGCTGGTGGACCGGCTGTCCGAACCGTTCGCCGTGCGGGGCGGCACCATGCAGCTGAGCGTGTCGGTGGGCGTAGCCAGCGCCGAGGCGCCCCTGCCCGAGCAGGCGCTGCTGGGCCGCGCGGACGCCGCGCTGTACCAGGCCAAACGGGCCGGAGGCCGCCGCGTGCAGGACGCGCTCCTGAACGACCGGTCCCCGGCCGCGTCGTCCGACCCGCCTACCGCCTGA
- a CDS encoding sulfite exporter TauE/SafE family protein → MISAVTLAVIGVGLLAGVLGAILGLGGGVVVVPALEFILPLLGRDITIAQAVAISQIGVLAVGLSGAASYLQQGLVRARTGYLLSPYTIVGGAAGSFLGLILPARAVATVFAALLLYSAYNLLRGLKRVEVEREPSRLVPPAMTFAGVMSGLLGIGGGTVQVPVLNLLAGVPIRQAIATSTFIMGLTAVGNALVYQAGGLLDLRLAAGVALGVLIGARAGASLQSRIPAAQLKLFFSLLLIFTAAQLLWKYWGQA, encoded by the coding sequence GTGATCAGCGCCGTGACGCTCGCCGTGATCGGCGTGGGCCTGCTCGCCGGGGTGCTCGGCGCGATCCTGGGTCTGGGGGGCGGCGTGGTCGTCGTGCCCGCGCTGGAGTTCATCCTGCCGCTCCTCGGGCGGGACATCACGATCGCGCAGGCGGTCGCGATCAGCCAGATCGGCGTGCTGGCCGTGGGCCTCAGCGGCGCGGCCAGTTACCTGCAGCAGGGCCTCGTGCGGGCCCGCACCGGGTACCTGCTCTCGCCGTACACCATCGTCGGCGGGGCCGCCGGGTCGTTCCTGGGCCTGATCCTCCCGGCGCGGGCGGTCGCGACCGTGTTCGCGGCGCTGCTGCTGTACTCCGCGTACAACCTCCTGCGCGGCCTGAAACGCGTGGAGGTCGAGCGGGAACCGTCGCGGCTGGTGCCGCCCGCCATGACCTTCGCGGGCGTCATGAGCGGCCTGCTGGGCATAGGGGGCGGCACCGTGCAGGTCCCGGTGCTGAACCTGCTGGCCGGGGTGCCCATCCGGCAGGCGATCGCCACGAGCACCTTCATCATGGGCCTGACCGCCGTCGGGAACGCGCTGGTGTACCAGGCGGGCGGGCTGCTGGACCTGCGGCTGGCGGCCGGGGTGGCGCTGGGCGTCCTGATCGGCGCGCGCGCCGGGGCCAGCCTCCAGAGCCGCATTCCCGCCGCGCAGCTCAAACTGTTCTTCAGTCTGCTCCTGATCTTCACCGCCGCTCAGCTGCTGTGGAAGTACTGGGGGCAGGCGTGA
- a CDS encoding phosphotransferase, with amino-acid sequence MNAPELPILTPAQVAGLLRADPASVQVLGAGSDHRAYALEGDRVVRLPRWPGGGDALRREARSLAWLAPRLGGAALPEVLHLGEPAPLAPEGFSVCRRVPGASALRRPVHGPAALGRMLGGWLADLHALDPRGAGLSVDLDPTGHDWRDAALADLEVAAAAGVLPEAAAWAGRVQAVPELREVVPGPIHGDFAAEHVHLDGSGELAGVLDWADAALGDPARDLAGLIHWGDPVLLQAARNVYPASGAVWERAAWYALCRALGDLAFAVGEGQPAYLEAGRRALTGVRGWWTNAPPRS; translated from the coding sequence ATGAACGCCCCGGAACTCCCGATCCTGACCCCGGCGCAGGTGGCGGGCCTGCTGCGCGCCGACCCGGCGTCGGTGCAGGTTCTGGGTGCGGGCAGCGATCACCGCGCGTACGCGCTGGAGGGGGACCGGGTGGTGCGCCTGCCCCGCTGGCCGGGCGGGGGAGACGCGCTGCGGCGGGAGGCGCGGTCGCTGGCGTGGCTGGCCCCCCGGCTGGGTGGTGCAGCGCTGCCGGAGGTGCTGCACCTGGGTGAGCCCGCGCCCCTGGCTCCGGAGGGCTTCAGCGTGTGCCGACGCGTGCCGGGCGCGTCGGCGCTGAGACGGCCGGTACATGGTCCGGCTGCGCTGGGCAGGATGCTGGGAGGCTGGCTGGCCGACCTGCACGCCCTTGACCCGCGGGGGGCCGGGCTGAGCGTGGATCTCGACCCGACCGGGCACGACTGGCGGGACGCCGCGCTGGCCGATCTGGAGGTCGCGGCAGCGGCGGGCGTCCTGCCAGAGGCGGCGGCGTGGGCGGGCCGGGTGCAGGCGGTCCCTGAGCTGCGGGAGGTGGTCCCTGGGCCCATTCACGGGGACTTCGCCGCCGAGCACGTCCACCTGGACGGGTCGGGAGAACTGGCGGGGGTGCTGGACTGGGCGGACGCGGCGCTGGGTGACCCGGCCCGGGATCTGGCGGGCCTGATCCACTGGGGTGACCCGGTGCTTCTGCAGGCGGCGCGGAATGTGTACCCGGCGTCGGGTGCCGTGTGGGAGCGGGCGGCGTGGTACGCGCTGTGCCGCGCGCTGGGTGATCTGGCGTTCGCGGTGGGGGAGGGGCAGCCTGCGTATCTGGAGGCGGGACGGCGGGCGCTGACGGGGGTGCGGGGCTGGTGGACAAACGCCCCGCCGCGGTCTTAA
- a CDS encoding 3-hydroxyacyl-CoA dehydrogenase/enoyl-CoA hydratase family protein: MKIQKAAVIGAGVMGAAIAAQLANAGIPVTLLDIVLPDNPDRNFLAKSGVQRALKARPAAFMDPARAALIQVGNLEDDLKKLKDADWIIEAIIEKLDAKRDLWAKVEAVAKKTAIISSNSSGIPMHLQIEGRSEDFQRRFVGAHFFNPPRYLHLLEVIPTPKTDPKVTEAFSEFAETTLGKGIVVANDVPGFVANRIGVYGIVRAMDHMVRAGLTPAQVDQLTGPALGRANSATFRTADLSGLDIIYHVAGDLGKATPDDEDFTLTPAFRALVEDKKWLGDKTGSGFYKKTKDEKGKTKILNLNLDTFEYEDQGKVKVAAVDAVKGQPLAARVKALYAAEGKEGEFLRGVMNDGFWYAAKMAGTVSNRLQDIDNALKWGFGWEQGPFETMDTLGVQTVIANLEAEGRTLPPLLAAMKASGRDAFYQGDEIVTPEGQPTPYQAPYFILTDLKKDATKIVKKRAGASVIDLGDGVLLAEWHAKMNALGEDQLRTVQDAHKLVQDMGYHGLVIGNQGDNFSAGANLPLILSQAQADEWDELDDMIKQFQQVTTSLRFSPHPTVAAPFGMTLGGGAEFTLHADHVVASAELYMGLVEVGVGLIPGGGGTKEMLLRFTDMQQPSQRLGATLLPAVQRAFELIGTAKVSTSALEARNLGFLRDTDTVAMNKNHILGDAKRQVIALAPGYVQPAPRQDIPVMGDAAIGAIKSALHGMHQGGYITDYDLVVSEQLAKVLSGGTGNNRTAKVSEQHLLDLEREAFLTLLGKKGTQQRIEHMLKTGKPLRN; the protein is encoded by the coding sequence ATGAAGATTCAGAAAGCCGCAGTCATCGGTGCAGGCGTCATGGGCGCTGCCATCGCCGCCCAGCTCGCCAACGCCGGGATTCCCGTCACCCTGCTGGACATCGTCCTGCCCGACAACCCCGACCGCAACTTCCTCGCCAAAAGCGGCGTGCAGCGCGCCCTGAAAGCCCGCCCCGCCGCGTTCATGGACCCGGCCCGCGCCGCCCTGATTCAGGTGGGCAACCTCGAAGACGACCTGAAGAAACTCAAGGACGCCGACTGGATCATCGAGGCGATCATCGAGAAACTCGACGCCAAACGCGACCTGTGGGCCAAAGTCGAGGCGGTCGCCAAGAAGACCGCGATCATCAGCAGCAACTCCAGCGGCATCCCCATGCACCTCCAGATCGAGGGCCGCAGCGAGGACTTCCAGCGCCGCTTCGTGGGCGCGCACTTCTTCAACCCGCCCCGCTACCTGCACCTGCTGGAAGTCATTCCCACCCCCAAGACCGACCCCAAGGTCACCGAGGCCTTCAGCGAATTCGCGGAAACCACCCTCGGCAAGGGCATCGTCGTCGCCAACGACGTCCCCGGCTTCGTCGCCAACCGCATCGGCGTGTACGGCATCGTCCGCGCCATGGACCACATGGTCAGGGCCGGCCTGACCCCCGCGCAGGTCGACCAGCTGACCGGCCCCGCGCTGGGCCGCGCCAACAGCGCCACCTTCCGCACCGCCGACCTGTCCGGCCTGGACATCATCTACCACGTCGCGGGCGACCTGGGCAAAGCCACCCCGGATGATGAGGACTTCACCCTCACGCCCGCCTTCCGCGCCCTCGTGGAAGACAAGAAGTGGCTGGGCGACAAGACCGGCAGCGGCTTCTACAAGAAGACCAAAGACGAAAAAGGCAAGACCAAGATTCTCAACCTGAACCTCGACACCTTCGAGTACGAGGACCAGGGCAAGGTCAAGGTCGCCGCCGTGGACGCCGTCAAGGGCCAGCCCCTCGCCGCCCGCGTGAAAGCCCTGTACGCCGCCGAAGGCAAGGAAGGCGAATTCCTGCGCGGCGTCATGAACGACGGCTTCTGGTACGCCGCCAAGATGGCCGGAACCGTCAGCAACCGCCTCCAGGACATCGACAACGCCCTCAAGTGGGGCTTCGGCTGGGAACAGGGTCCCTTCGAGACCATGGACACCCTGGGCGTCCAGACCGTCATCGCGAACCTCGAGGCCGAGGGTCGCACCCTGCCCCCCCTGCTGGCCGCCATGAAAGCCAGTGGCCGCGACGCCTTCTACCAGGGTGACGAGATCGTCACGCCCGAAGGTCAGCCCACCCCCTACCAGGCCCCCTACTTCATCCTGACCGACCTGAAGAAGGACGCCACCAAGATCGTCAAGAAACGCGCCGGGGCCAGCGTCATCGACCTGGGCGACGGCGTCCTCCTGGCCGAATGGCACGCCAAGATGAACGCCCTCGGCGAGGACCAGCTCCGCACCGTGCAGGACGCCCACAAACTCGTGCAGGACATGGGCTACCACGGCCTCGTCATCGGCAACCAGGGCGACAACTTCAGCGCGGGCGCCAACCTCCCCCTGATCCTCTCGCAGGCCCAGGCGGACGAGTGGGACGAACTCGACGACATGATCAAGCAGTTCCAGCAGGTCACCACCAGCCTGCGCTTCAGCCCCCACCCCACCGTCGCCGCACCCTTCGGCATGACCCTCGGCGGCGGCGCCGAATTCACCCTGCACGCCGACCACGTCGTCGCCAGTGCAGAACTGTACATGGGCCTCGTGGAAGTCGGCGTGGGCCTCATCCCCGGCGGCGGCGGCACCAAGGAAATGCTCCTGCGCTTCACGGACATGCAGCAGCCCAGCCAGCGCCTCGGCGCCACGCTCCTGCCCGCCGTGCAGCGCGCCTTCGAACTCATCGGCACCGCCAAGGTGAGCACCAGCGCCCTCGAAGCCCGCAACCTCGGCTTCCTGCGCGACACCGACACCGTCGCCATGAACAAAAACCACATCCTAGGTGACGCCAAACGCCAGGTCATCGCCCTGGCCCCCGGCTACGTGCAACCCGCCCCCCGCCAGGACATCCCCGTCATGGGCGACGCCGCCATCGGCGCCATCAAGAGCGCCCTCCACGGCATGCACCAGGGCGGCTACATCACCGACTACGACCTCGTCGTCAGCGAACAACTCGCCAAGGTCCTCTCCGGCGGCACCGGCAACAACCGCACCGCCAAAGTGTCCGAACAACACCTCCTCGACCTCGAACGCGAAGCCTTCCTCACCCTCCTCGGGAAGAAAGGCACCCAGCAGCGCATCGAGCACATGCTCAAAACCGGCAAACCCCTGCGCAACTAA